A window of the Streptomyces luomodiensis genome harbors these coding sequences:
- a CDS encoding sigma-70 family RNA polymerase sigma factor translates to MATRAVARNQSATGGGADGANSVRASGGEIADRDLVGMYLDEIARTPLLDAAKEVELSQSIEAGVYAQQILDGEVEDAPAAGASREELEAIAAEGARAKDIFIRSNLRLVVAVARRYPRSGLPLLDLIQEGNAGLVRAVEKFDYTKGFKFSTYATWWIRQAITRSIADQSRTIRLPVHLVEELGRIRRVQREFNREHGREPEHAEIAEELGSTMERVSDVLDWARDPVSLNMSVDDEGETQFGDLLEDTSAVSPEQSVMTLLRSEELEDLIGRLDDRTASIIKARYGIDDGRERTLTEVGKQHGLTRERIRQIEKHALLELKKMARQTGFDAAA, encoded by the coding sequence ATGGCAACCCGTGCCGTCGCCCGTAATCAGTCCGCCACCGGTGGTGGCGCTGATGGGGCCAACAGTGTTCGCGCCTCAGGCGGGGAGATCGCCGATCGCGACCTGGTCGGCATGTATCTCGACGAGATCGCTCGCACCCCGTTGCTGGACGCGGCGAAGGAGGTCGAGCTGTCCCAGTCCATCGAAGCGGGGGTGTACGCCCAGCAGATCCTGGACGGGGAGGTTGAGGACGCCCCCGCCGCAGGCGCGAGCCGCGAGGAGCTGGAGGCGATAGCCGCCGAAGGTGCCCGTGCCAAGGACATCTTCATCCGCTCCAACCTGCGTCTCGTGGTGGCTGTGGCACGCCGCTACCCGCGCAGTGGACTGCCGCTGCTCGACCTGATCCAGGAGGGCAACGCGGGCCTGGTGCGCGCGGTGGAGAAGTTCGACTACACCAAGGGATTCAAGTTCTCGACCTATGCCACGTGGTGGATCCGCCAGGCCATCACGCGCTCGATCGCGGACCAGTCCCGTACCATCCGGCTGCCCGTCCACCTGGTCGAGGAGCTCGGCCGGATCCGCCGGGTGCAGCGGGAGTTCAACCGTGAGCACGGCCGCGAGCCGGAGCACGCCGAGATCGCCGAGGAGCTCGGCTCCACGATGGAGCGGGTCTCGGACGTGCTGGACTGGGCACGCGACCCGGTCAGTCTGAACATGTCGGTCGACGACGAGGGGGAGACCCAGTTCGGCGACCTGCTGGAGGACACCTCGGCCGTCTCGCCCGAGCAGTCGGTGATGACGCTGCTGCGCAGCGAGGAGCTGGAGGACCTGATCGGCCGCCTCGACGACCGCACCGCCTCCATCATCAAGGCGCGGTACGGCATCGACGACGGCCGGGAGCGCACCCTGACCGAGGTCGGCAAGCAGCACGGCCTCACCCGTGAGCGCATCCGGCAGATCGAGAAGCACGCCTTGCTTGAGCTGAAGAAGATGGCCCGCCAGACCGGTTTTGACGCAGCGGCTTGA
- a CDS encoding SDR family oxidoreductase has product MTLDGKAALVTGGSRGIGEAVAIRLAEDGADVALTYHRQAGRAADVIDRIKALGRRAWAVQTDSADAQAVRAAVAGAAAEFGRLDILVNNAGAGVLGPLAELSLDDVDHVLAVNVRAPFLMAQAAAAQLTDGGRIITIGSCMAERVAFPGGTLYATSKSALTGLTKALARELGPRGITANLVNPGPVDTEMNPADGESAATQSGFTALGRYGRPSEIAATVAHLAGDDGRYITGASIAVDGGFTA; this is encoded by the coding sequence ATGACACTGGACGGCAAGGCGGCCCTGGTCACCGGCGGCAGCCGGGGCATCGGCGAGGCCGTGGCGATCCGGCTCGCGGAGGACGGCGCCGATGTCGCCCTGACCTACCACCGCCAGGCCGGACGCGCGGCGGATGTCATCGACCGGATCAAGGCGCTGGGACGTCGCGCCTGGGCCGTACAGACCGACAGCGCCGACGCACAGGCGGTGCGCGCCGCCGTGGCGGGGGCCGCCGCCGAGTTCGGCCGGTTGGACATCCTGGTCAACAACGCCGGCGCCGGTGTCCTCGGCCCCCTCGCCGAGCTGTCGCTGGACGACGTGGACCACGTCCTCGCCGTCAATGTCCGGGCGCCCTTCCTCATGGCGCAGGCGGCCGCCGCGCAGCTGACCGACGGCGGGCGGATCATCACCATCGGCAGCTGTATGGCCGAGCGGGTCGCCTTTCCCGGCGGCACCCTCTACGCGACCAGCAAGTCCGCGCTCACCGGCCTCACCAAGGCCCTGGCTCGTGAGCTCGGCCCGCGCGGGATCACGGCCAACCTGGTCAACCCCGGTCCGGTGGACACCGAGATGAATCCGGCCGACGGCGAGAGCGCCGCCACCCAGAGCGGCTTCACCGCGCTCGGCCGCTACGGCCGGCCCTCGGAGATCGCCGCGACCGTGGCCCATCTCGCGGGCGACGACGGCCGCTACATCACCGGGGCGTCGATCGCCGTGGACGGCGGCTTCACCGCCTGA
- a CDS encoding DeoR/GlpR family DNA-binding transcription regulator: MYAPERQQEILRLARESGRVDVLSLAEEFQVTAETVRRDLRALDRAGLVRRVHGGAIPAGRLDFEPDLAERESTAADEKDRIARAALAELPSDGSVIIDAGSTAARFAAVFPLEAQLTVVTHALPVAARLADHPGIALHLVGGRVRHRTRAAVDAWALRGYGEIKADVVFLATNGFSPEGGLTTPDLAEGAVKSAMIAAARRVVLLADSAKFGQQHFARFGGLDDVDLLITDTGLSPQDALAIERQGTEVARA, from the coding sequence ATGTACGCACCGGAGCGTCAGCAGGAGATTCTCCGGCTCGCCCGTGAAAGCGGGCGGGTGGATGTCCTGTCTCTCGCCGAGGAGTTCCAGGTCACCGCCGAGACCGTGCGGCGGGATCTGCGCGCCCTCGACCGGGCGGGGCTCGTCCGCCGTGTGCACGGGGGCGCCATCCCGGCCGGCCGTCTGGACTTCGAGCCCGATCTCGCCGAGCGCGAGTCCACCGCCGCCGACGAGAAGGACCGCATCGCGCGGGCCGCCCTCGCCGAGCTGCCGTCCGACGGCAGCGTGATCATCGACGCGGGGTCGACGGCGGCCCGGTTCGCCGCGGTCTTCCCGCTGGAGGCCCAGCTCACCGTGGTCACCCACGCCCTGCCGGTGGCCGCGCGCCTCGCCGACCACCCCGGTATCGCGCTGCACCTCGTCGGCGGGCGGGTCCGCCACCGCACCCGGGCCGCCGTGGACGCATGGGCGCTGCGCGGCTACGGCGAGATCAAGGCCGATGTGGTCTTCCTCGCCACCAACGGCTTCTCGCCGGAGGGCGGGCTCACCACCCCCGATCTCGCGGAGGGCGCCGTCAAGAGCGCCATGATCGCGGCGGCCCGGCGGGTGGTGCTGCTCGCGGACTCCGCCAAGTTCGGCCAGCAGCACTTCGCCCGGTTCGGCGGCCTCGACGACGTCGATCTGCTCATCACGGACACCGGGCTCAGCCCGCAGGACGCCCTGGCCATCGAGCGCCAGGGCACGGAAGTGGCACGCGCATGA
- the pfkB gene encoding 1-phosphofructokinase has translation MILTVTPNPSLDRTYEIPALERGAVLRATADRVDPGGKGVNVSRAVAAAGHRTAAVLPLGGPEGALLARLLEELGIEAAGVPVAGSTRVNISVAEPDGTLTKLNAGGPELSDAEAEAVLEAVRTRVDGADWIACCGSLPRGLAPEWYAELVARAHRAGARIALDTSGPSLTAALRERPDVVKPNAEELAQAVGRPLATVGEAVKAAEELRELGARAVLASLGADGQLLVDDTGAYFGTASVAAVRSNVGAGDASLAGFLTAGGAGPAALASAVAHGAAAVQLPGSAMPTPADLDPSAVVTTADIPLDRVLKEPA, from the coding sequence ATGATTCTCACCGTCACCCCCAACCCCAGCCTGGACCGTACGTACGAGATCCCGGCCCTGGAGCGCGGCGCCGTACTGCGGGCCACCGCCGACCGGGTCGACCCCGGCGGCAAGGGCGTCAATGTCTCGCGCGCCGTGGCCGCCGCCGGACACCGCACGGCAGCCGTGCTGCCGCTCGGCGGACCGGAGGGCGCGCTGCTCGCCCGGCTGCTGGAGGAGCTGGGCATCGAGGCGGCGGGCGTGCCCGTGGCGGGCTCGACCCGGGTCAACATCTCCGTGGCCGAACCGGACGGCACCCTCACCAAGCTCAACGCGGGCGGGCCCGAGCTGAGCGACGCCGAGGCCGAGGCGGTGCTGGAGGCCGTCCGGACCAGGGTCGACGGCGCCGACTGGATCGCCTGCTGCGGAAGCCTGCCCCGAGGACTCGCACCCGAGTGGTACGCCGAGCTGGTGGCGCGGGCCCACCGGGCGGGCGCCCGGATCGCCCTGGACACCTCCGGCCCCTCGCTGACCGCGGCCCTGCGTGAGCGTCCCGATGTGGTGAAGCCCAACGCCGAGGAGCTGGCCCAGGCGGTGGGCCGTCCGCTGGCCACCGTCGGCGAGGCGGTCAAGGCGGCCGAGGAACTGCGGGAGCTGGGTGCCCGCGCCGTCCTGGCCAGCCTGGGCGCCGACGGTCAGCTGCTGGTCGACGACACGGGCGCCTACTTCGGCACCGCGAGCGTCGCCGCCGTGCGCAGCAACGTCGGCGCGGGCGACGCCTCGCTCGCCGGATTCCTCACGGCGGGCGGCGCCGGGCCCGCCGCCCTCGCCTCGGCCGTGGCCCACGGGGCGGCCGCGGTGCAGCTGCCGGGCAGCGCCATGCCGACCCCGGCCGACCTCGACCCGTCCGCCGTCGTGACCACGGCGGACATCCCGCTGGACCGTGTGCTCAAGGAGCCCGCGTGA